In Streptomyces sp. NBC_00433, a single genomic region encodes these proteins:
- the eccCa gene encoding type VII secretion protein EccCa produces the protein MTRTDFHRPARTFPPSVPEQQVSLAAPPQKAPQNQAQTWLYMLLPLLSSVSMAAYMVTFGRPWMIALGIGFVVVSVGVTVMVRTQTRNASRRTQYRQRDRYVEYLADIRRQARESAAEQRAVSAFVHPGPQRLWAIATAGPRRVWERRPADADFMKLRLGLGRGAPAMRVTLSRHSDPTAEHDTESHRRAEKLTGDFETVSRQPAWVDLAGTGVLSLLGPEERTAEVAASLLLQLAVLHAPDDVEIMALAPGEEHTWSWVKWLPHTRQPGRADLVPMVAESMDGLADLLQARVERIREERTERAGTLGMRREARASHHLVLVLDGFRPAAEWARLPLVAELLAEAGPESGLHLVCLVTKESEEPSRVDARARVDAEGNLTLETRHPALVQTAQDAVADVCPPELGEQAARALSPLKLSGEQDQVLARAVSLPEMLGVTDLGTFDPTALWREPDDEALLRLPIGFTGDNSPLVLDLKESALGGVGPHGLVVGATGSGKSELLRTLVTGLTMTHAPEHLSFVLVDFKGGATFAGVTDLPHVAGLITNLADDLAMVDRVRTALHGEQQRRQKMLRQAGNVDSVREYQILQAAGGTDVDGRPLEPMPYLVVVVDEFGELLAQRPDFIELFVQIGRVGRSLGMHLLLATQRLDEGRLRGLESHLSYRICLRTFSAQESRAVIGTPDAYRLPPIPGSAYLKVDETVYERFRVAHISGTYLEEDEREPVAGPAPVPVPFGLRTAADAATEETDESEPSMTLARPLPGQRTEMQVAVARVKVHGNPVHQVWLPPLPTGVELDSLLGPVRAGAERGLHSPLWPQGAGLSFPVGVVDLPSRQEQRAMLLDLSGPHGHLIVVGAPQSGKSTLLRSLMMSAMLTHTPDELQFLGVDFGGGSLVGLERAPHVSGITTRHDEARTRRALSVVRQLVHDREQLFQELRIDSAADFRRRRDEEALPHGVNAADVVLVIDNWAALRSSVEEAEEIVPDIAVRGLGVGVHLVLTANRWAELRANLRDTVTGRLELRLAEPAESDVSRPLARQLRASLPGRGLVAPGNLFQAALPRLDGTASADNLTKAQETVVEELAASWRGATAPPLRVLAELITPEELERACEALPGGAGALPAGAVPIGIRDFDLRPQILDLEADGPHFLVYGDSGSGKTSFLRSWMRGMTRRRSAWDLRFVVVDYRRGLLGAVPDDYLGAMAGDPDAAALYVGQVVEKLKERMPPPGITSRELKERAWWAGPELYLVVDDYDLVATGGTTGRGPLAAVGDYLTQAAEIGFHVVVARRNGGMSRSLADPVAGRIRDLGSGGLILSGDPREGTVLGDQRARRLAPGRGIVVSRRSGASLVQTVHDAADD, from the coding sequence TCCCCCCGTCGGTCCCGGAACAGCAGGTCTCGCTGGCCGCCCCGCCGCAGAAGGCCCCGCAGAACCAGGCCCAGACCTGGCTCTACATGCTGCTGCCGCTGTTGAGCAGCGTCAGCATGGCCGCCTACATGGTCACCTTCGGCAGACCGTGGATGATCGCGCTCGGCATCGGCTTCGTCGTCGTCTCCGTCGGCGTCACGGTCATGGTCAGGACCCAGACCAGGAACGCGAGCCGGCGCACCCAGTACCGCCAGCGCGACCGGTACGTCGAATACCTCGCCGACATCCGCCGCCAGGCACGGGAGTCGGCGGCCGAGCAGCGCGCGGTCAGCGCCTTCGTCCACCCCGGCCCGCAGCGGCTGTGGGCGATCGCCACCGCCGGTCCGCGCCGGGTCTGGGAGCGCCGGCCGGCCGACGCGGACTTCATGAAGCTCCGCCTCGGGCTCGGCCGCGGAGCGCCGGCCATGCGCGTCACCCTGAGCAGGCACAGCGACCCCACCGCGGAGCACGACACCGAGTCCCACCGCCGCGCGGAGAAGCTGACCGGCGACTTCGAGACCGTCAGCCGCCAGCCGGCCTGGGTCGACCTGGCCGGCACCGGCGTCCTCAGCCTGCTCGGCCCCGAGGAGCGCACCGCCGAGGTCGCCGCGTCGCTGCTGCTGCAACTGGCCGTGCTGCACGCACCCGACGACGTCGAGATCATGGCCCTGGCCCCGGGCGAGGAACACACCTGGTCCTGGGTCAAGTGGCTGCCGCACACCCGCCAGCCGGGCCGGGCGGACCTCGTGCCCATGGTGGCCGAGAGCATGGACGGCCTCGCCGACCTGCTCCAGGCGCGCGTGGAACGCATACGGGAGGAACGCACCGAGCGCGCCGGCACCCTGGGCATGCGGCGCGAGGCCAGGGCGTCGCACCACCTCGTACTGGTGCTGGACGGCTTCCGGCCCGCAGCGGAGTGGGCACGCCTGCCGCTCGTGGCCGAACTGCTGGCGGAGGCCGGTCCGGAGAGCGGGCTGCACCTCGTCTGCCTGGTCACCAAGGAGAGCGAGGAACCCAGCCGGGTCGACGCCCGCGCCCGGGTGGACGCCGAGGGGAACCTCACCCTGGAGACCCGCCATCCCGCCCTGGTCCAGACGGCCCAGGACGCCGTCGCCGACGTGTGCCCGCCCGAACTCGGCGAGCAGGCGGCCAGGGCGCTGTCGCCGCTGAAGCTGTCCGGCGAGCAGGACCAGGTCCTCGCCCGCGCCGTCTCCCTGCCCGAGATGCTGGGCGTCACCGACCTGGGCACCTTCGACCCCACCGCGCTGTGGCGCGAGCCCGACGACGAGGCCCTGCTGCGGCTGCCGATCGGGTTCACCGGTGACAACTCCCCGCTCGTGCTGGACCTGAAGGAGTCCGCCCTCGGCGGTGTGGGCCCGCACGGCCTGGTCGTCGGCGCGACCGGTTCCGGCAAGAGCGAACTGCTGCGGACCCTCGTCACGGGCCTGACCATGACCCACGCCCCCGAGCACCTCAGCTTCGTGCTGGTCGACTTCAAGGGCGGCGCCACCTTCGCCGGCGTCACCGACCTGCCGCACGTCGCGGGTCTGATCACCAACCTCGCCGACGACCTGGCGATGGTGGACCGGGTCCGTACGGCCCTGCACGGCGAACAGCAGCGCCGGCAGAAGATGCTGCGCCAGGCCGGCAACGTCGACTCCGTCCGCGAGTACCAGATCCTGCAGGCCGCCGGTGGCACCGACGTGGACGGCAGGCCCCTGGAGCCGATGCCGTACCTGGTGGTCGTCGTCGACGAGTTCGGTGAACTCCTGGCTCAACGGCCCGACTTCATCGAGCTGTTCGTCCAGATCGGACGGGTCGGCCGAAGCCTGGGCATGCACCTGCTGCTGGCCACCCAGCGGCTGGACGAGGGCCGGCTGCGCGGCCTGGAGTCGCACCTGTCGTACCGGATCTGCCTGCGGACCTTCAGCGCCCAGGAGAGCCGCGCGGTCATCGGGACGCCCGACGCCTACCGGCTTCCCCCGATCCCCGGCTCGGCCTACCTCAAGGTCGACGAGACGGTCTACGAGCGCTTCCGGGTCGCGCACATCTCCGGCACCTACCTGGAGGAGGACGAGCGCGAACCCGTGGCGGGGCCGGCCCCGGTCCCCGTCCCGTTCGGCCTGCGCACCGCGGCCGACGCCGCCACCGAGGAGACCGACGAGTCCGAGCCGTCCATGACACTCGCCCGGCCGCTGCCCGGCCAGCGCACCGAGATGCAGGTGGCCGTGGCGCGGGTGAAGGTGCACGGCAACCCCGTGCACCAGGTGTGGCTGCCGCCGCTGCCGACGGGCGTCGAGCTCGACTCGCTGCTCGGGCCCGTCCGGGCCGGCGCGGAGCGGGGCCTGCACTCCCCGCTGTGGCCCCAGGGCGCGGGCCTGTCCTTCCCGGTCGGGGTGGTGGACCTGCCCAGCCGCCAGGAGCAGCGCGCCATGCTGCTCGACCTGTCCGGCCCGCACGGGCACCTGATCGTGGTGGGCGCCCCGCAGTCCGGCAAGAGCACCCTGCTGCGCTCCCTGATGATGAGCGCGATGCTCACCCACACCCCCGACGAACTGCAGTTCCTCGGCGTCGACTTCGGCGGCGGCAGCCTCGTCGGGCTGGAGCGGGCTCCGCACGTGTCGGGCATCACCACCCGGCACGACGAGGCACGGACCCGGCGCGCGCTGTCCGTGGTCCGGCAGCTGGTGCACGACCGGGAGCAGCTCTTCCAGGAGCTGCGGATCGACTCCGCGGCGGACTTCCGCCGGCGGCGCGACGAGGAGGCCCTGCCCCACGGCGTCAACGCCGCCGACGTCGTCCTCGTCATCGACAACTGGGCCGCCCTGCGCTCCTCCGTGGAGGAGGCCGAGGAGATCGTGCCCGACATCGCGGTGCGTGGTCTCGGCGTGGGCGTCCACCTGGTGCTCACCGCCAACCGCTGGGCGGAGCTGCGGGCCAACCTGCGCGACACCGTCACCGGCCGCCTGGAACTGCGCCTCGCCGAGCCCGCCGAGTCGGATGTCTCCCGGCCGCTGGCCAGGCAGCTGCGCGCGTCCCTGCCCGGCCGCGGCCTGGTGGCGCCCGGCAACCTCTTCCAGGCGGCCCTGCCGCGGCTCGACGGCACTGCCAGCGCGGACAACCTGACCAAGGCCCAGGAGACCGTGGTCGAGGAGCTCGCCGCGAGCTGGCGGGGCGCCACCGCCCCGCCGCTGCGCGTGCTCGCCGAGCTGATCACCCCGGAGGAGCTGGAGCGGGCCTGCGAGGCCCTCCCCGGTGGTGCCGGGGCCCTGCCCGCGGGCGCCGTGCCGATCGGGATCAGGGACTTCGATCTGCGCCCGCAGATCCTCGACCTGGAAGCCGACGGGCCGCACTTCCTGGTGTACGGCGACTCCGGCTCGGGCAAGACCTCCTTCCTGCGCTCCTGGATGCGGGGTATGACCCGGCGCCGGTCGGCCTGGGACCTGCGCTTCGTCGTCGTCGACTACCGGCGCGGGCTGCTGGGCGCGGTGCCCGACGACTACCTCGGCGCGATGGCCGGGGACCCGGACGCGGCAGCCCTCTACGTCGGGCAGGTCGTGGAGAAGCTCAAGGAGCGGATGCCGCCCCCGGGCATCACCTCGCGCGAGCTGAAGGAGCGCGCCTGGTGGGCCGGCCCCGAGCTGTACCTGGTGGTGGACGACTACGACCTGGTGGCCACGGGCGGGACGACCGGGCGCGGCCCGCTGGCCGCGGTGGGCGACTACCTCACCCAGGCAGCCGAGATCGGCTTCCACGTCGTGGTCGCCCGCCGGAACGGCGGAATGAGCCGTTCCCTCGCGGACCCCGTGGCGGGCCGGATCCGCGACCTCGGCTCCGGAGGACTGATCCTGTCCGGCGATCCCCGCGAGGGAACCGTGCTGGGCGATCAGCGCGCGCGGCGGCTGGCTCCGGGACGCGGCATCGTCGTCTCCCGCCGCAGCGGCGCCTCCCTCGTCCAGACGGTGCACGACGCGGCCGACGACTGA